The following nucleotide sequence is from Synchiropus splendidus isolate RoL2022-P1 chromosome 14, RoL_Sspl_1.0, whole genome shotgun sequence.
AGGTATTTATTTTGaactgtcaaacaaaaaaaaattgatttcCATTAGAAAAGTCAATGACTGTATTATGATGCTAACTTATAAAACACCaaacttcttcttttcctttcggcttctcccttcaggagccgccacagcggatcatctccctccatctcaccctctgcttcctctcctctcaaacctataaacctcatgtcctccttcaccacctccatcgatctcctctgtggccttcctctccaccttccatcaacctcaacatcttcctaccaatgtactggctctctctctacTCTGTACATGTCCACATGTCCTTATGTActgccataacattatgaccacctgtttgGAATTTATATTTTAAGACTCATGCGTCCTCTTCTTATCCCTCTGATGGTTCATTGTGAAGTTATTGCTTTATACAGTTCTCCCCCATCTGCAGTATTGGTGAACAAGAGGTTATGAGAGTCGTGCCCGATGTGATGTCACAACTCCAGCGCCTCTCAACTAGATTCAGGCCTGCAGCAGAAATGGTGTGCTTTGCATCAGACCAGAGATGTCATGGTTCAAGATAGTTAGGTGTGCATGTTTCTGACTATAAATAGTGTGAACTGAAAGTATTCATTGATTATTTGAAATGTGGATGACAAGTATATACCTAGTACATTACTAGTATACTTTTTATATAGTTATTGAATACTTAAAGTATACGTCAGTAAACTCAAATGTTTCAATTTAGTCTGAAGTAGTATAAAACTAGTATACTTTCCAGTAAACTACTAGTATATGGTCTGGAATATAATTGTATCACGTATACTTGCTAACATTTTTGTTAAGGGGAGGTGCAGACCAATGAGTAGGCGTGGTCCTGGAAAGAGTTCAGCGCCAGGGAAACAATTTTGAATGGGCGGGGCTCAtgttcattttgttcattttagaGACACAGGCTGGTGTGTTCCATTggggtccaatatcattttaaaagatgcTCAAATACTGTTTATCGAGAGGTGAGGCAAGGAAAGCAGGGCAGATGAAGATTTGGGATCTCAGAGTAGAAGAGTTGCCCAGTGAGGTGCCAGAATGGCCTTACTGTGTCAGCTGCCCATCTAGATTAAAACTGAAACAGTTTACATGGTGTGTGTTCAGTGAGTGCTCATAGCAGGACTGGTCAGTAGGCATCAACCAGGGGGTGTGTATGGATCAGTAATGCATGttaagtggtcataatgttatggcagaTCAGTCTATGACATCAGAACCTGGACCTCCTATGAGGCGGCGTGCAGGGGCTTCAGGGTCAGCATGATGGGTTTGTCCGGCACCAGAATGAGCTCAAAGGTGCTCTTGGCCTCCACGTGTCGCATCTTCTCCACCCTAAAGTTCTCCAGCATCTGCAGAGAAACACCACTGGGTCGGTTCTCGtggtggagtgatgagaggGTCACAGTGATTCTCACATGGATGAGGAAGATCAGCATCTCGCTCTCTGCTATTCTGCGACCCAAACACTGGCGGGGGCCAAATCCAAAGCCCAGACTCCTGAAGTAGTGGGTCTCTGTTCTCAGCCAGCGGGATGGTTGGTACTGCTCGGGACGGGTAAACACCCTGgggtcccgtcccatggcgtaTAGTCCCAACTGGACTAAGGTCTGCACAGACGAACGAAACGAAGAGGCATGTTGAACTGGAGAGGTTCAGGGATGTAGCAGGAAGTTTACCCCGGCAGGGATGTGGTAGTTCTGGATGACGATGTCTTCTGCGGTGTATCTTTGCAAGCTGATGGCGACGGGATGGAGGCGGAGTGTCTCCTTCAGAGCCCCTCTGAGCAGCGGAATCCTCTTCAGCATGTGCAGCAGGTTACCCTCGCTCTCTGCCCGCGCGGCAGCCACCTCGGCTCGCAGCTCTTCCTGGAGACTCGGGTGTCGGGCCAGTTCGTATAGCGTCCACTGCAGCGTGATGGACGTCTAGAGGCCGATGAGAAGTGTTGCTAAAGAGAGTTGCCAGGATGGAGGACGAGGTGAGGTGCCTACCGTGTCCACTCCTCCAGCCATCAGCTCGGTGACACTGGCCTTaatgtcctcgatggaaagcttgTCCAGAAGAAGCAGGCGGGCCATGACTCCCGGGTATTTCTTGGTGCTCCTGTTTTCATCCTGCAGCTGCCGATAGATGTTCTGGATGCAGCTGTCAGCTTGAGTCAGATTGAGTTGAGTTAGATCTTTCTAGTTGCATTGTGTGTGATGTGGCGTCAGTGCCACGTAGCGATTTAGTGATGGTGGAGCGTCTTTTCTGTGGCTAAAATTTGGGTGGTTCAAACACTTTTTTCATCTTCTAAACATAATATCTATTGTCCTGTGATGCGCAGCATGGTTCATATACTAGATTAGATTCGAtgccctttatttgtcccacagtgttCAGGGTTATAGCAGGGTTTCAGCTTGTTTCAGCTTCTGCACCACCTTGGCACCTTGACGACCGCTTTGCCCGCACCTGCTTTATATCAAATGGCAACAAAAAGGCTCTAGATTTATTTCCTTTTGGAGacatttcttgtttttatttcctgcaTCGTTCCATGACAGAGATTTTTATCTTCATCTTGGATGTACATTATATAACAGCCTTTTACAAGACACTCAGAtttgcttcttttttgtttaaactgaaaataaatgaagcgcatttttcactttttttctcaaactaataaatcattttgtaGAATTAGCACCTACTGCCGCTAAACAAATAGAGGGTGACACTTGTCAACTATCAAAGTTTgctctgtggtttaaaagttggctagaAACTAATGGTGGAACCACataaatgcactccaaaatgtgaagagagaaagaataactgtagttatgaagcaagctgaagCAAAAGTGCAGAGTGTTTGGAccgcaagagaaaaaaaatagtggcttatagtccaggAATCACTGCATTCAGAAGCTGGTTAAAACGATAAACCCTGGGAGGCATTTATCAGTGTACAGTGGCCAACAATGAGGTCAAAATCACCAGTCTGTGATAAAAGGAAGGCAGCAGTTAACTGTTTTGACCTTCTTTTGCTGTGACCACCAAGGCAACTTCAGCGGAGCTGTGACGCACGGTGAACTGTATCAAATATCTGTATTTCTGTCTTGTGAGGCATTTGACAGTTACATTATAATTTTCAAATATATGAAATTGCATTGTCCACATGCTTAACTGCAGTTGGAGGTGGGCATGAAATGAGTTTGAAGATGAAATGAGATTTGCAGAAACCCTGGGCTAGTACTTAGTACCATACTAGTGAAGTTAAATCTAGTGACTGTGTGAGAAAATGGCCCACCATGTTGGAAGATTCCGTCCCAAGCCTCCACATGGTCCCGCCACACTTTGGCTCCAATTCTCCGCAGCACAGCAGGGGGGATGTACAACATCGGCGAGGTGGTCTTGAACATCAAGGTGATGCAGTCGATGAAATGTTGAGCTTCGGGGTCGGCGTAGTCCATCATCAAGCCCAGGCGCTTCCCATAGAGCACCGAGCTCACGGCTGCATCGCAACACGCgtcaataaaaacacatcatGAGAAGTTGTGCAGAGGATCTTACATTCTAGAGCGTATTTGAAGAGTTCCTGGGAGAGGTCAGCTGTCCATTTCTCCCCGCCGTTCCTCTTGATCTTCTGATGAAGCCTGGCCATGAAGTCCTGCCCCACCTCGTCCAGAAGAGGCACGAAGTAGTCCAGCATCTTCGGCGAGATCACCTCCTTGTTGAGGATGACTCTGTTTGATCTCCAGTCTTCTCCGTTCCTGTTGGGAAGCAGCAGATAATCAGAAGCTTTTCTTCGTTGACTGTTTCTGACATTGTGAGAGTACTTCAGCAGAACTCCGTATTTGCGGTTCCTGTAGTCCCTGTACGCCGTCCACGCCTCTACGTTCAGCCTTTTTGGATAATGTCCCTCAGCTTTGAAGAGGACGGCCGCATCCTCAGGATTGATGATGTTGACACTTTCATAATATCCTATTTTTTCCCTGCCGGAGTGAGAAAGTGTCAGAAGTTTCCAGCATCTGTCAAGGACTCGGCCTGCTCCAGTACCTGTAAATGGGTCCGAAGGCGTTGAAGTTACGCACCATGACCCGGTGAATGTTTCTGAAGCCGTCCAGCTTCCAGAAGTTGTACAGGTTGACCACTCCGTTCTTCCACTGGCCAGGAATCTCACTGAAAGGCTTCACGCTGCCGCTGCTCTCCACCAGAGCCTGCCTCCCCCTctgcaggctgctgctgctgaaacgCAGCGCCAGTCGACTCTCGCTGCCTGACAGGTGCAGCAGCACAGACCTGCGACACAAAGTCCACCGAGCCATCGCACTTTCATGTGTGTGTAACTTCTCACTGCTCCAGTCGGAGCTCAAAAGTAGGCTGAACTaaaatcccccccccccccgttgGGCTCATCAAGGCTTTCTGTTTCATGTTACCGCCTCACATAAGTGCGCTGTCAACTCACAATAGTGCAAATTAAAGAAAGACAACACAAGTGCATTTGTAGCTGGGGTGGGGAAAACAGTCCTAGGAGGGTCACGGTGGCTCCAGGTTCGTGTTCCAACCCTTCACTCAACAGTGATGATTCAGCTGAACATGCTCACCCTGCACCACCCTGGCCCTTAGAGGACCGGTTCGCTCACCCCTGGTTTATAGCACACAAGAAGACACATCACAAAGTTCCAAATAGTATCATTTCCTGAGCAGCTTGGCGAGCTCCTCCAGCCTGAGGGCCGTCTGAATGTCCCCCTGGATCTGCAGTCTCCCGCTGGTGTAAGCAGCAAACGGCGTCACACTGCCCTGGAACATGGCCAGAAGGTCGACCTCACTCATCGTCAGCGTGACGTCAGGCTGCTGAGACAAGGACCCGGGTCCAACTGCACCGCTGCCTACGACACACACACCGGGTCAGGAAGTTaagaacgaaaaaaaaaaagcaacaccaACCAGTGAGATGTATCACCTTGACTTAAATCCACATAGTAACTGCGCTGTCCGTCTTCTGAGCTGATGTGAAACTGGAAACAAGCTCCCACACGGTCCACCAGACTGTCAGATAGATGGCACTTCACCTCTTCAAGCAGCTCCTCAACAGACCCAGGCGTGGTCACCACCACCTGCTGGAGCTCACTACACCCGTCACTCCCCACTGCACCGCTTGCTGTGGACATAAATGAAGATGACATTAAGGAGGATGCTGTGGTCGGAGTGAcctttgactttatttattgtaCCTTGTTGTGGTGCTGGGCTGTGACCCAGAATGTGCATGGCGAGCTGCTGGATGGGGCCTGTGATGCCTTCCAGCCCAGGTACAGATGGAGGCATGATGAGGGGCCCAGTGGGAGCCTCCTCAGGAGCCTTAAGTATCGAGCCCAGCGTGAGTTCTACTCTGTCCACCTCCAATCCCCACGGTTTGGTCATCTCGTTGATGTCGATCTGCGACAGCAGGCGACTCAGGAACACAGCAGAAGACAAGAGCTGAGGTCTCATCTTACCCCCAGGTACTCTCCCAACTTCAGTCTCTCCGTCTGGATCTCCCTGACCGTCTTCTTAGTCAGACTGTGAGTTAAGGCGTTCTGGGCCGTCATCCTTGTCGAAGCATTCAGGTCCTGGACTGCTACCACCGACAGGACCGGGTTCCAAATCCTGAATTGGATGTCTGCTCCCACAGACAACAGCCCACCATCCCGAGTGTTCACCTATCATAATAACAATTCACGCCACCGGTCACATTTTCAACTAGGCAAgactgacacctagtggtcaaaTGTTATAGTAAACTATGGTGAATAACTTAATGCAATTTGATAATAATCGTGTGATGACTAACATCCTTCAGTCATCGTGCATGTTTACCGTTGTGGGGGAGAAACTTTTCTAAGTTCTGATGCGAGTGTAGGCAGAATGGAATGATCCGTTTTAGAATGAAAATTAAATGACTGTTTcctacaagcaaaaaaaaatgcgaGTTGACATGGAAACGGACCATAAGACCAAGTATCAGTCACTGGATACAAGGATTGACTCAGTTATTTCCAATGGAATGAATAACATATacaatgaaagacaaagaaaatattttgaaagaaTAAGGGGACCTTTTTTAACCATCTTAacagaaattgtttttcaaaacattgtttttcagatgATATTTTTGTCTGATGATTTTGTCTtttggtatttattttttaaaatac
It contains:
- the LOC128771069 gene encoding cholesterol side-chain cleavage enzyme, mitochondrial; this translates as MARWTLCRRSVLLHLSGSESRLALRFSSSSLQRGRQALVESSGSVKPFSEIPGQWKNGVVNLYNFWKLDGFRNIHRVMVRNFNAFGPIYREKIGYYESVNIINPEDAAVLFKAEGHYPKRLNVEAWTAYRDYRNRKYGVLLKNGEDWRSNRVILNKEVISPKMLDYFVPLLDEVGQDFMARLHQKIKRNGGEKWTADLSQELFKYALESVSSVLYGKRLGLMMDYADPEAQHFIDCITLMFKTTSPMLYIPPAVLRRIGAKVWRDHVEAWDGIFQHADSCIQNIYRQLQDENRSTKKYPGVMARLLLLDKLSIEDIKASVTELMAGGVDTTSITLQWTLYELARHPSLQEELRAEVAAARAESEGNLLHMLKRIPLLRGALKETLRLHPVAISLQRYTAEDIVIQNYHIPAGTLVQLGLYAMGRDPRVFTRPEQYQPSRWLRTETHYFRSLGFGFGPRQCLGRRIAESEMLIFLIHMLENFRVEKMRHVEAKSTFELILVPDKPIMLTLKPLHAAS
- the stoml1 gene encoding stomatin-like protein 1 — translated: MLTSSYQLLPQRDSSTARPPGFLLSADYHSPPGYHKGSFDYIPKVHENDFSDASQSWMSWICNLIVISLVYIATFLTFPISGWFVLKSVPNYQRIVVFRLGWICAPKGPGVVLVLPLIDQWQRVDLRTRAFNIPPCQVNTRDGGLLSVGADIQFRIWNPVLSVVAVQDLNASTRMTAQNALTHSLTKKTVREIQTERLKLGEYLGIDINEMTKPWGLEVDRVELTLGSILKAPEEAPTGPLIMPPSVPGLEGITGPIQQLAMHILGHSPAPQQASGAVGSDGCSELQQVVVTTPGSVEELLEEVKCHLSDSLVDRVGACFQFHISSEDGQRSYYVDLSQGSGAVGPGSLSQQPDVTLTMSEVDLLAMFQGSVTPFAAYTSGRLQIQGDIQTALRLEELAKLLRK